One region of Prosthecobacter debontii genomic DNA includes:
- a CDS encoding dihydrofolate reductase encodes MTPCLTLIAAISADGFISTGKGVPWDLPKDREHFRAYCHGKWLLLGRNTYEEMLGWFSDHHPLILSHNAKFLPFIGEKIQTVEEALQLTALAHQGELVVCGGGGAFQAAMPAADRLVITHVDHLLGGGVAFPAFSQQDWEPVSRETHDRDDFHAYSFAIVTYQRVRHYRDAA; translated from the coding sequence ATGACGCCCTGCCTCACGCTCATCGCCGCGATCTCGGCGGATGGCTTTATTTCCACAGGTAAGGGCGTCCCTTGGGATTTACCCAAAGACCGGGAGCACTTTCGTGCTTACTGCCATGGAAAGTGGCTGTTGTTAGGCCGCAACACGTATGAAGAAATGCTCGGTTGGTTCTCCGACCATCACCCCCTGATTCTCAGTCACAACGCTAAATTTCTTCCATTCATCGGGGAGAAGATTCAGACCGTGGAAGAAGCTTTACAACTTACCGCGCTGGCCCATCAGGGTGAACTCGTGGTGTGTGGAGGCGGGGGAGCCTTTCAAGCAGCCATGCCTGCCGCCGATCGATTGGTCATTACGCATGTCGATCATCTCCTCGGTGGCGGAGTGGCCTTTCCTGCTTTTAGCCAACAGGACTGGGAACCGGTCTCTCGAGAAACCCATGATCGGGACGACTTCCACGCTTACAGTTTCGCCATTGTGACTTACCAACGTGTCCGTCACTATCGGGATGCTGCCTGA
- the galE gene encoding UDP-glucose 4-epimerase GalE, which translates to MVGTGTLLVTGGAGYIGSHTVKYLLGQGEKIVVLDNLVFGHRDALPLDKVTFVHGDMSDAALMDQLLADHQPEAVLHFAAFAYVGESVTDPLKYYRNNLAAPLVLLEAMQRHGCKRFIFSSTCATYGNPVKVPMDEEHPQSPVNPYGASKWMLERVLKDCDHAWGLKSVFLRYFNASGCDPAGEIGEDHDPETHLIPRILMAATGEISEITVFGTDYPTPDGTCIRDYIHVNDLASAHKLALDYLRKGGETTPVNLGTGRGFSVNEIIKTAEAVTGKTIPVSYGPRRAGDPPELICQPAKAKEVLGWEALHKDPREHIESAWKWMTGPRQGRYAD; encoded by the coding sequence ATGGTAGGCACAGGCACACTTCTCGTCACAGGCGGCGCCGGTTATATCGGTTCCCACACCGTCAAATACCTCCTGGGTCAGGGGGAAAAAATTGTCGTCCTAGATAATCTCGTTTTCGGGCATCGCGATGCCCTGCCCCTGGATAAGGTCACCTTCGTTCACGGGGATATGAGTGATGCGGCTCTGATGGATCAGCTTTTAGCCGACCACCAACCCGAGGCCGTGCTCCACTTTGCGGCCTTTGCCTATGTCGGAGAGTCCGTCACGGACCCCCTCAAATACTATCGCAACAACCTTGCTGCCCCCCTGGTGCTGCTCGAGGCGATGCAGCGTCATGGCTGCAAGCGATTCATTTTTTCTTCCACCTGTGCCACCTACGGAAATCCGGTGAAGGTCCCCATGGACGAGGAACATCCGCAGTCTCCAGTGAATCCATACGGAGCTAGCAAATGGATGCTGGAGCGGGTGCTGAAGGACTGTGACCACGCCTGGGGACTGAAATCCGTCTTTCTGCGTTACTTCAACGCCAGTGGCTGTGACCCCGCGGGAGAGATTGGGGAAGATCATGATCCCGAAACGCATCTGATCCCGAGAATCCTCATGGCCGCCACGGGAGAAATCTCCGAGATCACCGTCTTCGGCACGGATTACCCCACCCCAGACGGCACCTGCATCCGCGACTACATCCATGTGAATGACCTCGCCTCAGCTCACAAGCTGGCGCTGGATTATCTCCGTAAGGGGGGGGAAACCACACCGGTGAACCTGGGCACAGGTCGAGGGTTCAGCGTGAATGAGATCATCAAAACCGCCGAAGCTGTCACTGGGAAAACCATCCCCGTCAGCTATGGCCCTCGCCGTGCAGGAGATCCGCCTGAGCTGATCTGCCAACCCGCCAAGGCCAAGGAAGTCTTGGGCTGGGAAGCTCTTCACAAAGACCCCAGGGAGCACATTGAAAGCGCTTGGAAGTGGATGACCGGCCCCCGACAAGGGCGCTACGCGGACTGA
- a CDS encoding Gfo/Idh/MocA family protein codes for MTSRRSFLTSATAASFSLSALPLLGQDSKKYRTALIGSGWWGMNILREAMASGKTKVVALCDVDENVLSNGIEDVKSESGDEPKGFKDYRELLADAKPEIVIVATPDHWHALQTIACCKAGAHVLVEKPTGHTVNESRAMVKAAKDSGVVVQVGLHRRIGPHHVEAMNFLKSGKVGKVGMVRLFADSKGGPESPKPNSKVPEGMDWEMWCGPAPMRPFNTKLHPGGWRSFLDYANGTMGDWGVHWLDQVLWWSGEKGPKKVFCTGGRPIFGKAILNDQEQTTDAPDHQVATFEFEQFTAVWEHRKFAENNNEKHKIGAYFYGEKGVLHIGWRDGWTFYPVNAKEAPTHGDHQLQEPDGHNISLLWEDFIKAIETGSTPVADIESAHRSSCLPMLGMLSWKAGRSIQWDADKEKIIGDPEASKLLSRPYRTPWEYPVV; via the coding sequence ATGACCTCCCGTCGCTCTTTTCTCACCTCCGCTACTGCCGCCTCATTCTCTCTGTCGGCCCTGCCTCTCTTGGGGCAAGACAGCAAGAAATACCGCACGGCTCTCATCGGCAGCGGCTGGTGGGGTATGAATATCCTGCGCGAGGCGATGGCTTCAGGAAAAACCAAGGTCGTCGCTCTCTGTGACGTGGACGAAAATGTGCTGAGCAATGGCATCGAAGACGTCAAGTCGGAGAGCGGAGATGAGCCCAAGGGATTTAAAGATTACCGAGAACTGCTCGCGGACGCGAAACCCGAGATCGTCATTGTCGCCACGCCAGATCACTGGCATGCTCTGCAAACGATTGCCTGCTGCAAAGCGGGTGCCCACGTGCTGGTTGAGAAACCCACCGGACACACGGTGAACGAAAGCCGGGCCATGGTGAAAGCCGCTAAGGACAGTGGCGTCGTGGTGCAGGTGGGCCTGCACCGTCGCATCGGCCCACATCATGTCGAGGCGATGAACTTTCTAAAGTCCGGTAAAGTCGGCAAGGTGGGAATGGTCCGCTTGTTTGCCGACAGCAAGGGTGGACCTGAGAGTCCGAAGCCTAACAGCAAGGTTCCTGAGGGTATGGACTGGGAGATGTGGTGCGGGCCTGCTCCCATGCGTCCTTTTAACACCAAACTTCATCCTGGGGGTTGGCGCAGTTTCCTCGATTACGCCAATGGCACCATGGGAGACTGGGGGGTTCACTGGCTAGATCAAGTTCTCTGGTGGAGTGGTGAAAAGGGACCCAAAAAAGTCTTCTGCACGGGGGGGCGCCCCATCTTTGGCAAAGCCATTCTGAACGATCAGGAACAGACCACCGACGCCCCAGATCACCAAGTCGCCACCTTCGAATTTGAGCAATTCACGGCCGTGTGGGAGCACCGGAAGTTTGCCGAGAATAACAATGAGAAGCACAAAATCGGTGCCTATTTCTACGGTGAAAAAGGGGTGCTGCACATTGGTTGGCGGGATGGGTGGACTTTTTATCCGGTGAATGCCAAGGAAGCCCCCACACACGGAGATCACCAACTGCAGGAGCCCGACGGCCACAACATCTCTCTACTGTGGGAAGACTTCATCAAAGCCATTGAAACAGGCAGTACACCTGTCGCCGATATCGAGAGCGCGCACCGCTCAAGCTGCCTTCCCATGCTTGGCATGCTGAGCTGGAAAGCCGGACGCAGCATTCAGTGGGATGCCGACAAAGAGAAAATCATCGGTGATCCCGAAGCCAGCAAGCTGCTGAGCCGACCTTACCGGACTCCTTGGGAGTATCCTGTGGTGTGA
- a CDS encoding MIP/aquaporin family protein, whose translation MSPFLAEVLGTLILILLGDGVVANVVLGKTKGNNSGWIVITAGWAFAVTIGVYCTSAISGAHLNPAVTVAMASLGQFDWALVPSYIVAQMLGAFLGAILVWLTYLPHWKETSDPGAKLGTFCTAPAIRHPVSNLLCEIIGTAVLVIGLLAILTPANLIPGTGFDKGFSPALVGVLVWAIGLSLGGPTGYAINPARDLGPRLAHALLPIPGKGGSDWGYAWIPVVGPLIGGCVGAFLHRLLWSAPIS comes from the coding sequence ATGTCGCCCTTCCTTGCCGAAGTCCTCGGCACTCTCATCCTCATTCTGCTTGGCGACGGAGTCGTGGCCAATGTCGTGCTCGGCAAAACCAAAGGTAACAACTCCGGCTGGATCGTCATCACCGCCGGCTGGGCCTTTGCCGTCACCATTGGGGTCTATTGCACCAGTGCGATCAGCGGTGCCCACCTCAATCCGGCAGTCACCGTCGCCATGGCCAGCTTGGGTCAATTCGATTGGGCGCTGGTGCCATCTTACATCGTAGCGCAGATGCTGGGGGCTTTTCTGGGTGCCATCCTGGTCTGGCTGACCTACCTGCCACACTGGAAAGAGACCTCCGACCCAGGAGCTAAACTCGGCACCTTTTGCACGGCTCCAGCCATTCGACACCCGGTGTCGAACCTGCTGTGTGAGATCATCGGCACCGCCGTTCTAGTCATCGGTCTGCTCGCCATTTTAACGCCCGCAAACCTGATCCCAGGCACGGGCTTTGACAAAGGTTTCTCCCCTGCCCTGGTGGGTGTCTTGGTTTGGGCCATCGGACTCTCCTTGGGAGGTCCCACAGGTTACGCCATCAATCCAGCTCGAGATCTCGGGCCACGTCTAGCACATGCGCTCCTACCGATCCCCGGCAAAGGCGGCTCGGATTGGGGATACGCTTGGATTCCTGTGGTGGGTCCTTTGATCGGGGGCTGCGTGGGGGCATTCCTGCATCGGCTGCTCTGGTCCGCTCCCATTTCATAA
- a CDS encoding Gfo/Idh/MocA family protein, producing the protein METVRLGIVGLGNMGKAHLANIRAGKVPGLRVTAMCESVGTLPQQLEGETPFTDVNAMIKSGRIDAILICTPHFSHTTIGIEALKAGLHVLVEKPISVHKADCERLIAAHTDKSKIFAAMFNMRTNACFKKVKDLIDSGELGQIRRVHWEVTNWFRTNYYYATGGWRGTWKGEGGGVLMNQCPHNLDLFQWMFGMPQTVRGFCQFGRFHEIEVEDDVTAVLQYDNGMTATFVTSTGEAPGVNKLEISAENGRLTVTDGAKIHFQRNRVPMSKFCMEAEAAFAMPESWHMDIPVADSGGQHVEILQNFTNAILKGEKLLSPAAEGIFSVELANSILLSTWQDKAIELPMSSSDYESILIEKGEKSTFQKTKVVAKATADDFAKSFR; encoded by the coding sequence ATGGAAACCGTCAGACTCGGCATCGTTGGACTCGGCAACATGGGCAAGGCCCATCTCGCAAACATTCGCGCTGGCAAAGTGCCGGGCCTGCGAGTGACCGCCATGTGTGAAAGCGTAGGCACTCTTCCTCAGCAGCTCGAAGGTGAAACGCCCTTCACGGATGTGAATGCCATGATCAAGTCGGGCCGGATTGATGCAATCTTGATCTGCACTCCTCATTTCAGCCACACCACCATTGGCATTGAGGCCCTGAAAGCAGGTCTCCATGTGTTGGTAGAAAAGCCCATTTCCGTTCATAAAGCCGACTGCGAGCGCTTGATCGCCGCCCACACGGACAAGAGCAAAATTTTCGCCGCCATGTTTAACATGCGCACCAATGCCTGCTTTAAGAAGGTCAAAGACCTGATCGACAGCGGCGAATTGGGCCAAATCCGTCGCGTGCACTGGGAAGTCACCAACTGGTTCCGCACCAACTATTATTATGCCACCGGTGGCTGGCGTGGCACTTGGAAAGGGGAAGGCGGTGGGGTCCTCATGAACCAGTGCCCTCATAACCTGGATCTCTTCCAGTGGATGTTTGGCATGCCTCAGACCGTGCGCGGCTTCTGCCAGTTTGGACGGTTCCATGAAATCGAGGTCGAAGATGATGTCACCGCCGTGCTTCAGTATGATAACGGGATGACGGCTACCTTTGTCACCTCCACGGGGGAGGCTCCTGGTGTGAATAAGCTTGAAATCTCAGCTGAAAACGGCCGCTTGACCGTGACCGATGGTGCCAAGATCCATTTCCAGCGTAACCGAGTGCCAATGAGCAAGTTCTGCATGGAAGCTGAGGCCGCCTTCGCCATGCCCGAAAGCTGGCATATGGATATTCCGGTGGCCGACAGCGGTGGCCAGCATGTGGAAATCCTCCAAAACTTTACCAACGCCATCCTCAAAGGTGAAAAACTCCTCAGCCCCGCTGCAGAGGGGATCTTCAGTGTGGAACTGGCCAATTCGATCCTTCTCAGCACCTGGCAGGACAAAGCTATCGAGTTGCCCATGAGCAGTTCCGACTACGAGAGCATCCTTATTGAGAAAGGAGAGAAGAGCACTTTCCAGAAAACCAAGGTCGTGGCGAAAGCCACGGCCGACGATTTCGCCAAGAGCTTCCGTTGA
- a CDS encoding RluA family pseudouridine synthase, which produces MQIAVNPDFTILDETDEYIVVDKPAPLQVHPSKPSDCRTLWHGLRDLLAYELANGGQISIINRLDRETSGVVLVAKNRTAARLFGIAMQERRIHKTYLAVVHGWPSWEEYDLEAPILRQGEVMETRIWVKQCVHRDGTPCQTRFRVLRRVNHPDIGPISLVEASPITGRMHQIRVHLAHLQHSIVGDKIYGRDENAYLEFIEKGWSDALKRTQFTPTHALHSNVLSHATIRKNWAADLPETLRDLLRSV; this is translated from the coding sequence GTGCAGATCGCCGTCAACCCAGACTTTACCATCCTTGATGAAACCGACGAATACATCGTCGTCGATAAACCTGCCCCTTTGCAGGTACACCCGAGCAAACCGAGTGACTGCCGGACTCTCTGGCATGGGCTGAGGGATCTTTTGGCGTATGAACTGGCTAATGGGGGGCAGATTTCGATCATCAATCGACTTGATCGTGAAACAAGCGGAGTCGTGCTCGTAGCCAAAAACCGCACCGCCGCTCGCCTTTTCGGCATCGCCATGCAGGAGAGGCGGATCCACAAAACCTATTTAGCCGTTGTTCATGGCTGGCCCAGTTGGGAAGAATACGACCTCGAAGCCCCCATTCTCCGCCAAGGGGAAGTCATGGAAACCCGAATTTGGGTTAAACAGTGTGTTCACAGAGATGGAACGCCCTGCCAAACACGGTTCAGAGTTCTCCGACGGGTCAATCACCCTGACATCGGCCCCATTAGTCTGGTCGAAGCCTCACCGATAACTGGCCGGATGCATCAGATCCGTGTCCACTTGGCACACCTGCAACACTCCATCGTGGGAGATAAAATTTACGGACGGGATGAGAATGCTTATCTCGAATTTATCGAGAAGGGCTGGAGCGATGCGTTGAAAAGGACTCAGTTTACCCCGACCCACGCCCTTCATTCCAACGTCTTGAGCCATGCTACCATACGAAAGAATTGGGCCGCAGATTTACCCGAAACTTTGCGTGATCTGTTGAGATCTGTTTAA
- a CDS encoding MBL fold metallo-hydrolase, with protein MIHDPAPDHGGPALLGDSGRRRFSFSKKSQEGDANRIGLLPTEGWRRRNLQFLGEILLPTLLSPRKPGRLVQGVPLVQSEEIGVTWLGHAGFYVQLSGVNILVDPNWALWHGPIKRLRHPSVWASDLPPIDLVLVTHAHYDHLHLPSLRRVARGQTIVVPKGVGNIVKKAGFGKIVELETWQKTSFRDLEITLTPARHWGARMIHDTHRGFGGFLITSSQRSVFHCGDSSMFDGFQEIGRRADIDLALMPIGAYLAPSGRPVHMNPEEALDAFAMLGAQQMIPMHHDTFPLGGEPIHEPAERLARAVIERQIEDRVRILHEGESSLY; from the coding sequence ATGATTCACGATCCTGCTCCGGACCACGGTGGGCCTGCCCTTTTGGGAGACTCAGGGAGACGCCGTTTCTCTTTTTCCAAGAAAAGCCAGGAGGGTGATGCCAATCGGATTGGCCTTTTGCCCACTGAAGGCTGGCGAAGAAGAAATCTCCAGTTTTTGGGTGAGATTTTACTCCCTACCCTGCTCTCTCCACGGAAGCCTGGCCGTTTGGTGCAGGGGGTGCCGCTGGTGCAATCCGAGGAAATCGGAGTGACTTGGCTCGGCCATGCTGGGTTTTACGTCCAGCTTTCCGGTGTCAATATCCTGGTGGACCCCAACTGGGCTCTCTGGCATGGCCCTATCAAAAGGCTTCGTCATCCCAGCGTCTGGGCCAGTGATTTACCCCCCATCGATCTTGTCTTGGTGACACACGCTCACTACGACCACCTTCACCTGCCGAGTCTGCGACGAGTCGCACGCGGTCAAACGATTGTGGTTCCTAAGGGAGTGGGGAACATCGTTAAAAAGGCGGGGTTTGGAAAAATTGTGGAATTGGAGACTTGGCAAAAGACTTCTTTTCGAGACTTGGAGATCACCCTGACACCCGCGCGACATTGGGGTGCACGGATGATTCATGACACGCACCGCGGATTCGGAGGCTTCTTGATCACTTCATCCCAGCGGAGCGTTTTTCATTGCGGTGACAGCAGCATGTTTGACGGTTTTCAGGAGATCGGTAGACGGGCAGATATCGACCTCGCTTTGATGCCCATCGGAGCTTATTTGGCCCCCAGTGGCCGTCCTGTGCATATGAATCCTGAAGAAGCACTGGATGCCTTTGCCATGCTCGGTGCTCAGCAGATGATTCCGATGCATCACGATACCTTCCCACTCGGAGGAGAGCCTATCCATGAGCCGGCCGAACGATTAGCCCGCGCCGTCATCGAGCGTCAGATCGAAGATCGTGTCCGCATCCTCCATGAGGGAGAGTCTTCACTTTATTAG
- a CDS encoding S1C family serine protease — protein sequence METLRRLIFAITVFLIASLVFSIWRRGQEGYGLLNFLRGEPPQAEKFTASPKPKLDLSDVKILSAMNEEFSRLSSAVLPSVVSVTTKTLRRGQATLHPFFGIVSGRAQVIPGLGSGAIISKEGHVVTNYHVIADVSEIMVTTNDNKQYPARVLGAHKERDIALLKIEGGKTDFPALSFANSDDARVGQLVFAVGNPFGLTGTVTQGIISARDRHLSDSQLNYLQTDTVINPGNSGGPLVNIQGQIVGINVAIYRGDENVRAWQGVGLAVPANDVRLVVDAILNQAKGGQVPAAIGGYLGLELSAEPIRIDAQLGTSLFGAYITDLDPQSPASRAGLSVGDVITSINGRTFQTPSELLNIILALKPGTEVKITLIREGELAEVVALVGQRPDAGQR from the coding sequence ATGGAAACTCTCCGCCGCCTCATTTTTGCCATCACTGTCTTTTTGATCGCCTCCTTGGTCTTCTCCATCTGGCGTCGTGGCCAAGAGGGTTATGGGTTGCTCAATTTTTTGAGAGGGGAGCCCCCGCAAGCGGAGAAATTTACCGCGTCGCCGAAGCCTAAATTGGACCTGAGTGATGTCAAAATCCTCAGCGCAATGAATGAAGAGTTTTCCAGGCTCTCTTCAGCGGTGCTACCCAGCGTGGTCAGTGTCACAACCAAGACTCTCCGGCGTGGACAAGCGACTTTGCATCCTTTCTTTGGCATTGTCAGTGGTCGCGCTCAGGTGATCCCAGGCCTGGGGTCAGGGGCTATCATCTCAAAAGAGGGTCATGTGGTGACGAATTACCATGTGATTGCGGATGTGAGTGAGATCATGGTCACAACCAACGATAACAAACAGTATCCGGCCCGGGTTTTAGGCGCGCACAAGGAGCGAGACATCGCCCTGCTTAAAATTGAGGGCGGAAAGACCGATTTCCCAGCGCTCTCCTTTGCCAATTCTGACGATGCGCGGGTGGGTCAGCTTGTATTCGCTGTGGGTAATCCCTTCGGGCTTACTGGCACCGTGACTCAAGGCATCATCAGTGCCCGAGACCGCCACCTGAGTGATAGCCAGCTCAATTATCTGCAAACCGATACCGTCATCAATCCCGGTAATTCGGGCGGCCCCCTGGTGAACATTCAAGGGCAGATCGTCGGCATCAATGTGGCGATTTATCGTGGAGATGAAAATGTGCGTGCTTGGCAGGGGGTTGGACTTGCCGTCCCGGCCAATGACGTGCGTCTCGTGGTCGATGCCATTTTGAACCAAGCCAAAGGCGGCCAAGTACCCGCAGCGATTGGGGGCTATCTAGGGCTGGAACTGAGTGCCGAACCGATTCGAATCGATGCCCAACTCGGCACCTCGCTTTTTGGTGCTTACATCACAGACCTGGACCCGCAATCCCCCGCCTCACGGGCTGGGTTGTCGGTGGGAGATGTGATCACTTCCATCAACGGACGCACTTTCCAGACCCCGAGTGAACTGCTCAACATCATCCTTGCGTTGAAACCAGGCACCGAGGTGAAGATCACCCTCATCCGGGAAGGTGAACTCGCCGAGGTCGTGGCTTTGGTGGGCCAACGACCCGATGCAGGGCAGCGCTGA